One genomic window of Carassius auratus strain Wakin chromosome 14, ASM336829v1, whole genome shotgun sequence includes the following:
- the mid1ip1l gene encoding mid1-interacting protein 1-like — protein MMQLSSDTQCNKHSLLNVMNRFIAAANNMDETIMVPSFLRDVPLEDQDGQASVSPNNNEPSFPSKQRDMYEHYLLLKSIKNDMEWGLLKREMGGSFLEMTVKHEEPQVNGGAAEEGSDLEGQFHYHLHGLFAVLSKLTVQADHLTNRYKREIGGGSLLR, from the coding sequence ATGATGCAGCTCAGCAGCGACACGCAATGCAACAAGCACTCGTTGCTCAACGTTATGAACCGGTTCATCGCCGCTGCCAACAACATGGACGAGACTATCATGGTGCCAAGCTTCCTGCGGGACGTGCCTCTGGAGGACCAGGATGGCCAAGCCTCTGTTAGTCCCAATAACAACGAGCCTTCTTTCCCCAGCAAACAGAGGGACATGTATGAGCACTATCTGCTGCTGAAGTCAATCAAGAATGACATGGAGTGGGGCCTGCTGAAGAGAGAGATGGGTGGCAGCTTTCTAGAGATGACCGTGAAGCATGAAGAACCGCAGGTGAACGGAGGAGCTGCAGAGGAAGGTTCTGACCTGGAGGGCCAGTTCCACTACCACCTTCACGGACTGTTTGCTGTTCTATCCAAGCTCACGGTCCAGGCTGACCACCTCACAAATCGTTACAAGAGAGAAATCGGTGGAGGAAGCCTGTTGCGATAG
- the LOC113114104 gene encoding tetraspanin-7-like has product MSPPSARLQTKPVITCLKTFLISYSLIFWFTGVILLAVGVWGKVNLEFDLLLTADKGTNAPYVLIGTGAIIIIFGLFGCFATCRGSPWMLKLYAMFLILVFLAELVAGISGFIFRHEIKAVLQGVYNNAESVYSGKGNEDLDRIQRTLQCCGEKNYTSWSNTDYFKKEGIPKSCCNMTAGGNCTSAELKDLNTAASVVYQRGCFSLISTTLEANLGIIAGISFGIAFFQLIGIFLACCLSRYITNNQYEMV; this is encoded by the exons ATGTCCCCTCCATCCGCACGGCTTCAAACCAAGCCCGTGATAACGTGTCTGAAGACGTTTCTGATCTCGTACAGTCTGATTTTCTGG TTCACAGGAGTGATCTTGTTGGCTGTTGGAGTATGGGGAAAGGTTAATTTGGAGTTTGACCTCCTCCTGACTGCAGACAAGGGCACCAATGCACCATATGTGCTCATTGGGACCGgagccatcatcatcatcttcggGTTGTTCGGTTGCTTTGCTACCTGTCGTGGAAGTCCATGGATGCTGAAGCTG TATGCTATGTTCCTGATCCTTGTGTTCTTAGCTGAACTAGTGGCAGGTATATCCGgctttattttcagacatgag ataaaagcaGTGCTCCAAGGTGTCTATAATAACGCTGAATCAGTCTACAGTGGTAAGGGAAACGAAGATCTGGACAGAATCCAGAGAACA CTGCAGTGCTGTGGAGAGAAGAACTACACCAGCTGGTCAAACACAGATTACTTCAAAAAAGAGGGCATTCCCAAAAGCTGCTGCAACATGACTGCTGGTGGAAACTGCACTTCTGCAGAACTTAAAGATCTTAACACTGCTGCATCAGTGGTATATCAACGG GGCTGTTTCTCCCTGATTTCTACAACATTGGAGGCCAATCTTGGAATAATTGCTGGAATTTCTTTTGGAATTGCGTTCTTCCAG CTCATTGGGATATTCCTGGCATGTTGTCTGTCTCGCTATATCACTAACAACCAATATGAGATGGTGTAG
- the LOC113114103 gene encoding neuronal acetylcholine receptor subunit beta-2-like: MAAPMASGLWFVALTVATVWCAEVEERLVNYLLSPDRYNKLIRPAVNKSQQVTIAIQVSLAQLISVNEREQIMTTNCWLSQVWNDYRLMWDPEEYEGIRKVRLPSQHIWLPDIVLYNNADGTYEVSFYSNAVVSNNGEVAWLPPAIYKSACKIEVRDFPFDQQNCTLKFRSWTYDHTEIDLILLSDFASRDDFKPSGEWDIVSLPGRKNEDPDDDTYLDITYDFIIRRKPLFYTINLIIPCILITSLAILVFYLPSDCGEKMTLCISVLLALTVFLLLISKIVPPTSLAVPLIGKYLMFAMVLVTFSIVTSVCVLNVHHRSPSTHTMPKWVKYYFLFRLPGFLFMRRPGESSKREKFHRKHQQCSSSDLPAKSEADETDSTFFVNEDAKHIGWRRGELQESTEFRKRMAIKCSADMDEAVKGVRYIADKLKNEDDDEGIIEDWKYVAMVIDRLFLWIFVLVCVTGTIGLFMQPLFKSYNTPASDDL; this comes from the exons ATGGCAGCTCCGATGGCTTCAGGACTTTGGTTTGTTGCGCTCACAGTGGCGA CTGTATGGTGTGCAGAGGTAGAGGAACGTTTAGTTAACTACTTACTCTCCCCTGACCGATACAACAAGCTGATCCGTCCGGCGGTCAACAAGAGCCAGCAGGTCACCATTGCAATCCAAGTGTCCCTTGCCCAGCTCATCAGTGTG aatgAGAGAGAGCAGATCATGACCACAAACTGTTGGCTCTCTCAG GTATGGAATGATTACCGGTTGATGTGGGATCCAGAGGAGTATGAAGGGATCAGGAAAGTTCGCCTTCCCTCCCAGCATATATGGCTGCCTGACATTGTTCTGTACAACAA tgcTGATGGGACATATGAAGTGTCTTTCTACTCCAATGCGGTCGTGTCAAATAACGGTGAGGTTGCCTGGCTACCACCAGCCATTTATAAGAGTGCCTGTAAAATTGAGGTCCGGGACTTCCCCTTTGACCAGCAAAACTGCACACTCAAGTTCCGCTCATGGACTTATGACCACACAGAAATCGACCTCATCTTGCTGTCAGACTTTGCCAGCCGGGATGACTTCAAGCCAAGTGGTGAATGGGATATTGTGTCCTTGCCTGGTCGCAAAAACGAAGATCCAGATGATGACACATATTTAGATATAACGTATGATTTTATCATTAGACGAAAACCGCTGTTCTACACCATTAACTTAATCATCCCATGTATTCTCATCACTTCACTGGCCATCTTAGTTTTTTACCTCCCGTCAGACTGTGGGGAGAAGATGACTTTGTGTATTTCTGTTCTCCTGGCCTTAACTGTGTTCCTCTTACTTATTTCCAAAATTGTACCGCCAACCTCACTCGCTGTGCCCCTCATTGGAAAGTACTTGATGTTCGCCATGGTCTTGGTGACTTTTTCAATTGTTACAAGCGTGTGTGTGCTAAACGTGCACCATCGTTCCCCAAGCACACACACTATGCCCAAGTGGGTCAAATACTACTTCCTGTTCCGATTGCCTGGTTTCCTATTCATGCGACGACCGGGAGAGTCCAGCAAACGTGAGAAATTTCACAGGAAGCACCAGCAGTGCTCTTCATCTGATCTCCCAGCAAAAAGTGAGGCGGATGAGACTGATTCCACCTTCTTTGTCAATGAAGATGCCAAGCACATTGGTTGGAGACGTGGCGAGTTGCAGGAAAGCACAGAATTTCGTAAGCGAATGGCGATAAAGTGCTCTGCAGACATGGACGAGGCTGTGAAGGGGGTACGATATATCGCTGACAAGTTGAagaatgaggatgatgatgaaggg